In Chelmon rostratus isolate fCheRos1 chromosome 4, fCheRos1.pri, whole genome shotgun sequence, a genomic segment contains:
- the LOC121605796 gene encoding glomulin-like, protein MMDEEQLNDIIQRWRDTPEDELKPEDFQHFQSLGSACLTEGDSTQLLKLLQDERNQGIVKSMGCVLMGPLIKEAVKKETSVDHCQAAITYLAKTCRPNELLHSLLELIEDIEPGAISETILALLPHLQTVLLHLEERKAACVGLALSALQKQVSRLPVPYTQQQEEADEYGLSRCCNAMAAFTKPFVEEVTRKDGNYVSTSEDEELRTELLKFCMRSLRDPLLEAELNRNRKSSLWVFATEIMVTLPAIQESLSDLLFFSSLKKSTQTDNSQAKESRACLAYLLFVQLITMDSFPAVFSPVFVLQCNMEHIDQLLSSKKESHLLKGLALYTKSLESVQDNSLPVSLLELKRFYSVPQNLRKVLTDCPMQHLRESGLQVFQIFINKLDTEAKHKFFRCMLKTSNHAGVESYIVKNIRNQVEFSMELGDANKWFLGEEFISLLGLVLCLPQGADTDLLTSMDKIMESLNLLRYLLIRDRELRSHTDVWEELCRIKDEYLKMLRVCIGISRAYYSAELKALREDQKLKAKEARDAARSTRLVKSITRKHENGSNISPEVQQQVLQSALVTFDLMESLIVRIEEITEEKLKI, encoded by the exons ATGATGGATGAAGAGCAGCTGAATGACATAATCCAGAGATGG CGAGATACTCCAGAAGACGAGCTGAAGCCAGAGGACTTCCAGCACTTCCAGAGTTTGGGATCTGCGTGTCTCACTGAGGGCGACAGCACACAGCTACTGAAATTGCTCCAGGATGAGAGGAACCAG GGGATTGTGAAGTCTATGGGCTGTGTTCTCATGGGACCTCTTATAAAAGAAGCAGTTAAAAAAGAGACGAGCGTTGATCACTGCCAGGCTGCCATCACATATCTGGCCAAG ACTTGCAGGCCAAACGAACTCCTGCATAGCTTGCTGGAACTAATTGAAGACATTGAACCTGGTGCCATTTCCGAGACCATCTTAGCCCTTCTTCCACATCTTCAAACAG TGCTGCTTCacctggaggagagaaaggcagcaTGTGTGGGCTTGGCCCTGTCCGCCCTGCAAAAGCAGGTGTCCCGGCTGCCTGTTCCGTAcacccagcagcaggaggaggctgatgaGTACGGCCTGTCTCGCTGCTGCAACGCCATGGCTGCGTTTACCAAGCCGTTCGTAGAGGAGGTGACGAGGAAAGATGGGAACTACGTCAGCACctctgaggatgaggagctACGGACCGAGCTTCTCAAGTT CTGCATGAGGAGCTTGAGAGATCCTTTGCTCGAGGCTGAACTGAACCGAAACAGAAAGTCGTCACTGTGGGTCTTTGCGACGGAGATTATG GTCACACTACCTGCAATCCAAGAGTCCCTCTCAGACCTCCTGTTCTTCAGCTCTCTGAAGAAAAGCACCCAGACTGACAACAGTCAGGCCAAGGAGTCGAGAGCTTGTCTGGCctatctgctgtttgtgcagctcATCACCATGGACAGCTTTCCAGCAGTATTCAG TCCTGTATTTGTTCTTCAGTGCAACATGGAACATATCGATCAGCTGCTCAGTAG CAAAAAGGAATCACACTTGCTCAAAGGACTG GCTCTGTATACAAAAAGCTTGGAGAGTGTGCAGGACAACAGCCTTCCAGTGAGTCTGCTGGAACTGAAGCGCTTCTACAGTGTACCACAG AACCTGCGGAAAGTCCTGACTGACTGCCCGATGCAGCATTTG AGAGAATCGGGGCTGCAGGTTTTCCAGATCTTCATCAATAAACTAGATACAGAAGCAAAGCACAAGTTTTTCAG GTGCATGTTAAAAACCAGCAACCATGCAGGAGTAGAAAGTTACATAGTAAAGAACATCAGGAATCAAGTGGAGTTTTCTATGGAG ctgggtGATGCCAATAAATGGTTCCTGGGGGAGGAGTTTATCTCGTTGTTGGGACTGGTTTTATGTTTGCCACAAGGTGCTGACACAGACTTGCTCACCAGTATGGACAA GATAATGGAGAGTCTGAATCTTCTACGCTATCTCCttatcagagacagagagctgaggagcCAT ACAGATGTGTGGGAAGAGCTGTGCAGGATAAAAGATGAATACCTTAAAATGCTCCGTGTGTGTATCGGCATATCAAGAGCCTATTATTCTGCTGAACTGAAGGCACTGAGGGAGGATCAAAAGCTAAAAGCAAAAG AAGCCAGAGATGCTGCTCGATCCACCAGATTAGTCAAAAGCATAACAAGGAAACATGAGAACGGGTCCAACATCTCCCCAGAGGTCCAGCAACAG GTGCTGCAGAGTGCTTTGGTGACATTTGACCTGATGGAGAGTCTCATTGTCCGTATTGAAGAGATcacagaggagaagctgaagatCTGA
- the LOC121604923 gene encoding zinc finger protein Gfi-1-like, translating to MPRSFMVKSKKAHSYHQPRSSEDDYSRLDTILAHICSDADSPPCVHSDKLPEDTEPSVDRYGLSPDSHLADAADFSPKSPLSCDSLCGRSTDYEDFWRPPSPSASPVDSEKSLSPLVDETQPFTVPFRPYAWNSYPGSGLRPLVQQSLHPSMEVDRGPAAMAFRSAHSALYADQTLGEETYGDYRRHAAALLFPEGGLHGNSHNVKAPSDLLCSSLILNGAYKCVKCSKVFSTPHGLEVHVRRSHSGTRPFACEICGKTFGHAVSLEQHKAVHSQERSFDCKICGKSFKRSSTLSTHLLIHSDTRPYPCQYCGKRFHQKSDMKKHTFIHTGEKPHKCQVCGKAFSQSSNLITHSRKHTGYKPFGCDHCGKGFQRKVDLRRHKETQHGLK from the exons ATGCCTCGCTCCTTCATGGTGAAGAGTAAGAAGGCGCACAGCTACCACCAGCCGCGGAGCTCCGAGGATGACTACAGCCGCCTGGACACCATACTGGCGCACATATGCTCAG ATGCGGACTCTCCTCCGTGTGTGCACTCTGACAAGCTCCCAGAGGACACCGAGCCGTCGGTGGACAGGTACGGCCTCTCTCCAGACTCCCACCTGGCTGACGCTGCTGATTTCTCGCCGAAGTCCCCGCTCAGCTGCGACAGCCTGTGCGGTCGCTCCACGGACTATGAGGACTTCTGGAGGCCTCCGTCCCCCTCTGCATCAccgg TTGATTCTGAGAAATCCCTGTCTCCTCTGGTGGATGAGACCCAGCCCTTCACCGTTCCCTTCCGGCCGTATGCCTGGAACAGCTACCCGGGGTCAGGGCTGAGGCCCCTGGTGCAGCAGAGCCTCCATCCCAGCATGGAGGTGGACAGGGGCCCGGCTGCGATGGCTTTCAGGAGTGCCCACTCGGCCCTGTACGCAGACCAGACCCTGGGCGAGGAGACCTACGGAGACTACAGGAGGcacgctgctgctctgctgtttcctgAGGGGGGTCTGCATGGAAACAGCCACAATGTGAAGGCCCCGTCTGACCTGCTGTGCTCCAGTCTGATCCTCAATGGAGCTTACAAGTGTGTCAAGTGCAGTAAG gtgTTTTCTACCCCGCACGGTCTGGAAGTCCACGTCCGCCGGTCGCACAGTGGCACCAGGCCATTTGCGTGTGAAATCTGTGGCAAAACCTTCGGGCACGCAGTCAGCCTGGAGCAACACAAAGCTGTGCACTCTCAG GAAAGAAGCTTCGACTGCAAAATATGCGGCAAAAGTTTCAAGAGGTCGTCAACTCTGTCGACGCACCTGCTCATCCACTCCGACACTCGGCCGTATCCCTGCCAGTACTGCGGGAAGAGGTTCCACCAGAAGTCAGACATGAAGAAACACACTTTCATCCACACAG GTGAGAAGCCACACAAATGTCAGGTGTGCGGGAAAGCGTTCAGCCAGAGCTCCAACCtcatcacacacagcaggaaacacaccgGATACAAACCGTTCGGCTGCGACCACTGCGGCAAAGGTTTCCAGAGGAAAGTGGACCTGAGGAGGCACAAAGAGACGCAGCACGGCCTGAAGTGA